The genomic DNA GGAGACCGGGAAGCTGGTCCCGCGGGCCGGAGACGTGCTCCAGGGCCTGCCGAAGGGGCGCTTCACCACGGAGCTCCTCCAGTCGATCGTCGAGTCGAACAGCGACGTCCACACCACGCTGGACGCCCTGTGGGCCGATCTGATCCAGTCGAGGGCACGACTCGGCGGCAGCGCCGCGGGCCACGGCCTGGCGGTGGTGGCGGCGGGCACCGTACCGCTCGCGGACAGCGGGGCGGACCGCGTGACGCCGGACCGCCGCTACCGGCACATGGTGTCGGAGTACCGCCGCATCGCCGACGAGCAGCTGATCTGCGGCACCCACGTGCACGTCGACGTCCCCGACCGCGACACCGCGGTCCGGGCGATGTGCACGATCTCGCCCTGGGTGCCGGTGCTGCTGGCGCTCTCCGCCAGCTCGCCCTTCTGGGCGGGCGCGGACACCGGCTACGCGAGCTGGCGCACCATGCTGTGGCAGCGCTGGCCCACCGCCGGCCCCGCCGGGTGCTTCCCCGACGCCGCCGGGTACGACACCGCCGTCAGCGAGCTGATCGCGTCCGGCGTGGTCACCGACCCGGGGATGATCTACTACGATCTCCGCCCCTCCGACCACCAGCCCACGCTGGAGCTGCGCGTCTGCGACTCCTCCCCGAGCGCCGAGACGGTCGTCCTGATCGCGGCGATCTTCCGGGCGCTGGTGATGCGGGCGACCGCACGCGTCGCCGCCGGCGGGGCCCCGCAGTGCGACGGCCGGCACGAGTGGCTGCGCGCGGCCACCTGGCGGGCGGCGCGCTCGGGCCTGGAGGGCGACCTGGTCGACCCGGTGTCCCGCCGCCCGGCCCCCGCGGCCCGCGTCGTGCGGACCATGCTGACGCGGCTGCGCCCGGAGCTGGAGGAGTGCGGCGACTGGGCGACCGTGCGGGAGCTGACCGAGAAGGCCATCGCCGACGGCAGCGCCGCGTACCGGCTGCGCCGCACCGCCGCCGGCGAGGACCTGCTGGCCTGCGTCGACGAGCTGATCGCCCTGACGCGCGGGCCGGGCGGCCGGGCCGATCTCGCCCAGACGGTCGTCAGGGGCCCCCGGCCGGGCTGCGCCGCGGGTCCGTGGAGCCCATCGGGGGCTGACCCGCGGCCGGGCGCACGGCGCCC from Streptomyces sp. MRC013 includes the following:
- a CDS encoding glutamate--cysteine ligase; its protein translation is MTLAVGVEEEFHVLEVETGKLVPRAGDVLQGLPKGRFTTELLQSIVESNSDVHTTLDALWADLIQSRARLGGSAAGHGLAVVAAGTVPLADSGADRVTPDRRYRHMVSEYRRIADEQLICGTHVHVDVPDRDTAVRAMCTISPWVPVLLALSASSPFWAGADTGYASWRTMLWQRWPTAGPAGCFPDAAGYDTAVSELIASGVVTDPGMIYYDLRPSDHQPTLELRVCDSSPSAETVVLIAAIFRALVMRATARVAAGGAPQCDGRHEWLRAATWRAARSGLEGDLVDPVSRRPAPAARVVRTMLTRLRPELEECGDWATVRELTEKAIADGSAAYRLRRTAAGEDLLACVDELIALTRGPGGRADLAQTVVRGPRPGCAAGPWSPSGADPRPGARRPRVPVRTVRCGTHTEGGTPCAATPHSPAA